The Bacteroidota bacterium genome includes a region encoding these proteins:
- a CDS encoding T9SS type A sorting domain-containing protein has translation MKKLIYIFAFLLLGSQTEVFGQSWENYSNITAITDAEPIGDHIWTSCKGGVIDINTTTGVKTYHKMSVDGLPSASIEQVAISSVTSVIWVGTYDAGVVEWDGENWITYDFPASFQLYRMKFDMTGNLWLQTDGGLYKFDCTSHEYTFVNSIEGIGWDMNAWDFDITPDNNVLIFTGTNCLVIDAVTNTPIDSFPNSDSPTVLACSPTTVRLYGVDEDTYLINNFGFLEFQFKDGTYAPAEDGLPEFAFVNNIVRGFDNALYCFVDNVEIYKLVGFSWELVKTVDTYSFEKLLFANGTDFYLNEYAYLNVPSLIKADASGMDVFDTKEFNFTSNNIQGLTINGEGDILMLSASKIYSYNADINNWEFYVDAPSVYGAYDLKYINDMLYAIDYGNLIEYYDGVSWTHIPYADGYSSIYIFDYDVTADGVVYFVNEEGLFKSEGGVTELLIETYAVSSWFMSVEYDEARGLLWLGRINGIVKYDFVTEDLINSSDVAAMADGSSIQEISCDDAGNVWFGANNNKVYMYDGTEWTDFTVGNDGDFIIEFAFQGTKVYFGLTDGTEGFHSYDTNDGTWEYFNTSEDASLISNALNFLVVDEAFNIWMATSDAGISLLRAEVDPVDVITMDNESIKLFPNPAADHINIETAGLENMNIQIVNINGSVVLNTINKTNSIDISGLANGIYLLKVISSDNSQNYTTRFCIAK, from the coding sequence ATGAAAAAATTAATCTACATTTTTGCATTTCTACTTCTTGGAAGTCAAACCGAAGTTTTCGGTCAAAGCTGGGAAAACTACAGCAACATTACGGCTATAACGGATGCAGAACCAATCGGTGACCATATCTGGACAAGTTGTAAGGGTGGTGTAATTGATATTAATACTACTACTGGTGTAAAAACCTATCATAAAATGAGTGTTGATGGATTGCCATCGGCCTCCATCGAACAGGTTGCGATCAGTTCTGTTACAAGTGTAATTTGGGTTGGAACCTATGATGCCGGTGTTGTGGAATGGGACGGTGAAAATTGGATCACTTACGATTTTCCGGCCTCTTTTCAGCTTTACAGAATGAAGTTCGACATGACCGGAAATTTATGGTTGCAAACAGATGGCGGTTTATATAAATTTGATTGCACATCACATGAATATACTTTCGTGAATTCCATAGAAGGAATAGGTTGGGATATGAATGCTTGGGATTTTGATATCACACCTGATAATAATGTGCTGATATTTACCGGAACAAATTGTTTGGTGATAGATGCAGTTACCAATACACCGATTGATTCCTTTCCTAATTCAGATAGTCCCACGGTGCTTGCATGTTCACCTACCACAGTAAGATTATATGGTGTGGATGAAGATACATATCTCATTAATAATTTCGGTTTTCTGGAATTTCAATTCAAGGATGGCACATACGCTCCCGCCGAAGATGGTTTGCCTGAATTTGCATTCGTAAATAATATTGTGAGAGGTTTCGATAATGCATTGTATTGTTTTGTTGATAATGTGGAGATTTATAAATTAGTAGGTTTTTCCTGGGAGCTTGTGAAAACGGTAGATACCTATTCGTTTGAAAAATTATTATTTGCAAACGGGACAGATTTTTATCTGAATGAATATGCTTATCTTAATGTGCCATCCCTTATTAAAGCGGATGCTTCCGGAATGGATGTTTTTGATACGAAAGAATTTAATTTCACCTCCAATAATATTCAGGGATTAACAATTAATGGTGAAGGAGATATACTTATGTTATCTGCTTCTAAAATATATTCCTATAATGCAGATATTAATAATTGGGAATTTTATGTTGATGCTCCTTCTGTGTATGGTGCATACGATCTGAAATATATAAATGATATGTTGTATGCAATAGACTACGGCAATTTAATTGAATATTATGATGGAGTGAGTTGGACACATATTCCTTATGCCGACGGTTACAGCTCTATTTATATTTTCGATTATGATGTTACTGCTGATGGAGTTGTTTATTTTGTGAATGAAGAGGGATTATTTAAATCGGAGGGAGGCGTTACCGAATTATTAATTGAAACCTATGCTGTATCTTCCTGGTTTATGAGTGTTGAGTATGATGAGGCCAGAGGATTATTATGGTTAGGTAGAATAAATGGAATTGTAAAATATGATTTTGTTACTGAAGATCTTATCAATAGCAGCGACGTAGCAGCAATGGCTGACGGCTCCAGCATTCAGGAAATTTCATGTGATGATGCAGGTAATGTGTGGTTCGGTGCTAACAATAATAAAGTGTATATGTATGATGGTACTGAATGGACCGATTTTACAGTGGGAAATGATGGAGATTTTATTATTGAGTTTGCTTTCCAGGGGACTAAAGTTTATTTCGGATTAACTGATGGAACGGAAGGTTTCCATAGTTATGATACCAATGATGGGACATGGGAATATTTTAATACCTCAGAAGATGCTTCACTTATCTCGAATGCACTTAATTTTTTAGTTGTAGATGAGGCATTCAATATTTGGATGGCAACGAGTGACGCAGGAATAAGTTTATTACGTGCTGAAGTTGATCCTGTAGATGTTATAACCATGGATAATGAATCTATAAAATTATTTCCTAACCCAGCGGCAGATCATATTAATATTGAAACAGCTGGCTTGGAAAATATGAATATTCAGATCGTAAACATTAATGGAAGTGTTGTTTTAAATACGATCAATAAAACGAATTCAATTGATATTAGTGGACTTGCTAATGGTATCTATTTACTTAAAGTGATATCTTCAGATAATTCTCAAAATTATACAACAAGGTTTTGTATCGCTAAATAA
- a CDS encoding intradiol ring-cleavage dioxygenase → MQRKSFLKGLGLAGLGSLIPINKSNAAIKPDKTFYKKLGVDCVLIPHETAGPYPLDLSDEESYFRTDITEEKPGMQLDLTITIVSIQDDCKPIANARIDLWQTDKDGVYSGFVQPGANTVGETFCRGIQITDVNGQVKFKTIYPGWYPGRTTHNHFQVFLSNVLSATSQMAFPDAINTLVYDSPLYITKGQNTTIETTADDSVFADGYEDQLLTLTPNLGTGGYDGTITVGIDEPATGLIDLAPETGGQFTLSANYPNPFHSETTIPFTLLFPADVKIDLYNLMGVKVAELMHEKLGSGNHNCIVNRNKYDSLPAGNYAYQLTTLNAAGKFMQVKMLTIN, encoded by the coding sequence ATGCAAAGAAAATCTTTCCTCAAAGGCCTCGGATTGGCTGGTTTGGGTTCTTTAATTCCAATTAATAAATCGAATGCCGCTATTAAACCCGATAAAACTTTTTACAAAAAATTAGGTGTGGATTGTGTTTTAATCCCGCATGAAACTGCCGGTCCTTACCCTCTTGATCTTAGTGATGAGGAGAGTTATTTCCGGACAGATATTACAGAAGAAAAACCCGGAATGCAATTAGACCTTACAATTACTATCGTAAGTATACAGGATGATTGTAAACCAATTGCAAATGCCCGAATTGATCTTTGGCAAACAGATAAAGACGGAGTTTATTCAGGATTTGTGCAGCCGGGTGCAAATACTGTTGGAGAAACATTTTGCAGGGGAATTCAAATAACAGATGTTAACGGTCAGGTAAAATTTAAAACCATATATCCCGGTTGGTATCCAGGGCGTACCACACATAATCATTTTCAGGTTTTTCTCAGTAATGTTTTGAGTGCAACTTCCCAAATGGCATTTCCTGATGCAATAAATACCCTCGTGTATGATTCTCCTTTATACATAACAAAAGGTCAAAATACAACGATAGAAACAACCGCTGATGATAGTGTATTTGCTGATGGATATGAAGATCAGTTGTTGACTCTTACTCCGAATTTAGGTACCGGTGGATACGATGGAACTATAACTGTGGGAATTGATGAACCGGCAACAGGTTTGATAGATCTGGCACCGGAAACAGGCGGACAATTTACACTTTCAGCCAATTATCCAAATCCATTTCACAGTGAAACAACTATTCCATTTACACTTTTATTTCCAGCAGATGTGAAAATAGATCTATATAATTTAATGGGAGTAAAAGTTGCGGAATTAATGCATGAAAAACTTGGATCCGGGAATCATAATTGTATCGTAAATAGAAATAAATATGATTCTTTGCCTGCAGGAAATTATGCATATCAATTAACAACTTTAAATGCTGCAGGAAAATTTATGCAGGTAAAAATGCTCACTATAAATTAA
- a CDS encoding T9SS type A sorting domain-containing protein: MHKTLLCAVFLLITPLINAQSLVLAKQFHGNDAQMVNSLAVDNDDNIFSNVNFWDDVDVNPGPGTLNFNSFGSQDVAIVKLNSSGDFVWGIQLGGVGFQTSSVVKTDDAGNVFIFGYFNGTMDMDPGAGVYNLVSAGSDDIFCGKYNASGALVWAVKIGGTGTEQNYGFDLDSNGDPFLFGYFQNTVDFNPEAGTFNLTAGVSGSDFLLKLNNDGTFNYALLMSSFYGNYMTIAPDNNIYFTGLFWGTVDFNPGVGVNNLTAAGFDADCFVLKLNNSGIYQWAGKISGNNSEQGTTLDYDATTSSIVVGGFFEGTIDTDPGGGIHNVVSAGYVDAFVVKLNASTGAFIWGNGFGGLGYQQIGSLKINASGKIHMAGVFEQTSDFDPSVATYNLTSNGYTDIFKLEWNNDGTFSTVEKIGGTLGDWGHGLILDNTGADIICGYFDATVDFDPGADVFNMSSDFTGWDGFLAKYCTTYTINNDIAICDGDSYFAGGAFQTEPGEYYDYYTPVEGCDSIVITHLSINSPVVNLGPNTTICSGEILTLDAENIGATYLWSTGATTQTINVSATGTYSVTITDASGCTAFDVINVTVNPAPNVNLGADIIVCSGETVILNAANPGSTYLWNTGATTQTINVIATGNYSVVVTNGFSCTDSDLIHVTINPTPVVNIGNNIQICENEGLILDAENVGSDYLWSTGAITQTIFVNSSAVYSVEVTNIYGCSASDNVNIIANPAPFVDLGDDINFCDGGTVIFDATNPLSTYLWSTGSTGASITVTEEGIYSVTVTNNFGCSETDEVEVTIDPSPVVDLGADIGLCNGDTLILNATNPASTYLWSTGAISSTIMVSDAGTYSVLVTNIAGCTATDDINVNLNPTPFVDLGDDIAVCEGETVLLNATTIDCTYLWSTGENSATISTTEAGIYSVEVTNIYGCSFTDIINIDVVPIPVVDLGEDVSFCDGGSVVFDATNPGCTYLWSTGETSSTITVTDAGIYSVIVNNILGCNETDEVEVGIYTSPVVDLGPDIISCDNVDVILDATTPLCTYAWSTGEDTETIIVDESGTYSVIVTNSFSCTDTDEIFIELLEAPVIEFILPEIICSDVEAFELTATPSGGTYSGDGISDNIFDPLTAGLGNHIITYTFTDVNGCTSVSSQEIEVTICQAIDNIINNVTINIFPNPAISDITISISNAEEVERIEIFDLLGNKLISEQVNGIAEMELFYDISDIPSGTYLIYLKGNSEFYSRSFIISR, from the coding sequence ATGCATAAAACTTTACTCTGCGCTGTATTTCTACTCATTACACCCTTAATTAACGCTCAAAGCCTTGTTCTTGCCAAACAATTTCATGGAAATGATGCCCAAATGGTAAATTCTCTGGCGGTGGATAATGATGATAATATCTTCTCAAACGTCAATTTTTGGGACGATGTTGATGTAAATCCGGGACCGGGAACACTCAATTTTAACTCTTTCGGGTCTCAGGATGTGGCTATTGTAAAATTGAATAGTTCAGGAGATTTCGTTTGGGGAATACAATTAGGCGGGGTGGGATTTCAAACTTCCTCCGTCGTTAAAACCGATGATGCAGGCAATGTTTTCATTTTTGGGTATTTCAACGGCACTATGGATATGGACCCCGGTGCGGGAGTATATAATCTTGTTTCTGCAGGCAGTGATGATATTTTTTGTGGAAAATATAACGCCTCTGGTGCTTTGGTTTGGGCAGTTAAGATCGGCGGAACAGGCACGGAGCAAAATTATGGGTTCGATCTCGATTCCAATGGAGATCCATTTTTATTCGGGTATTTTCAAAACACAGTGGATTTTAATCCAGAAGCAGGGACTTTTAATTTAACTGCAGGTGTAAGTGGTTCAGATTTTTTATTGAAATTAAATAACGACGGCACATTTAATTATGCATTATTAATGAGTTCTTTTTACGGAAATTACATGACCATCGCACCCGATAATAATATTTATTTTACAGGTTTGTTTTGGGGCACCGTTGATTTTAATCCCGGTGTTGGAGTAAATAATTTAACAGCAGCAGGATTTGATGCAGATTGTTTTGTTTTAAAATTAAATAACAGCGGAATTTATCAATGGGCCGGTAAAATTTCAGGGAATAATTCAGAACAAGGTACCACATTAGATTATGATGCAACCACCTCTTCTATAGTAGTGGGTGGATTTTTTGAAGGCACCATTGATACAGATCCGGGCGGAGGAATACACAATGTTGTTTCTGCGGGATATGTTGATGCTTTTGTTGTTAAATTAAATGCATCAACTGGTGCATTTATTTGGGGAAATGGTTTTGGCGGATTAGGATATCAACAAATTGGATCCCTAAAAATAAATGCATCAGGCAAAATTCATATGGCAGGTGTTTTTGAACAAACGTCTGATTTTGATCCGTCGGTTGCAACCTATAATTTAACTTCCAATGGATATACGGATATCTTTAAACTGGAATGGAATAATGATGGAACATTTTCCACTGTAGAAAAAATTGGAGGAACACTTGGTGATTGGGGTCATGGTTTAATTTTAGATAATACCGGTGCAGATATTATTTGTGGATATTTTGATGCTACGGTAGATTTTGACCCGGGTGCTGATGTATTTAATATGAGTAGTGATTTTACCGGATGGGATGGATTTCTAGCAAAATACTGTACTACCTATACCATAAATAATGATATTGCAATTTGTGATGGTGATAGTTATTTTGCAGGTGGTGCATTTCAAACTGAACCCGGTGAATATTACGATTATTATACTCCTGTTGAAGGATGTGATTCTATCGTGATCACACATCTCTCTATAAATTCTCCCGTTGTAAACCTTGGTCCGAATACAACAATTTGTTCCGGAGAAATTTTGACATTGGATGCCGAAAATATTGGTGCCACCTATTTATGGAGTACCGGCGCAACTACACAAACTATAAATGTGAGTGCCACCGGAACATACAGCGTAACTATTACAGATGCATCAGGATGCACTGCATTTGATGTTATAAATGTTACTGTTAATCCCGCCCCGAATGTAAATCTTGGTGCTGATATAATTGTTTGTTCCGGTGAAACCGTTATATTAAATGCAGCTAATCCCGGATCAACTTATTTATGGAATACCGGTGCAACCACACAAACAATAAATGTAATTGCAACGGGTAATTACAGTGTTGTGGTAACAAATGGATTTAGTTGTACTGATAGTGATTTAATACATGTTACCATTAATCCAACACCGGTTGTAAATATTGGAAATAATATTCAGATATGTGAGAATGAAGGATTAATTCTGGATGCAGAAAATGTTGGTTCGGATTACCTATGGAGCACAGGAGCAATTACACAAACAATTTTTGTAAATAGTTCGGCTGTTTATTCTGTGGAAGTTACAAATATTTATGGTTGTTCTGCTTCAGATAACGTAAATATAATTGCAAATCCTGCTCCTTTTGTTGATTTAGGAGATGATATAAATTTTTGTGATGGTGGCACCGTAATTTTTGATGCAACAAATCCCCTTTCTACCTATTTATGGAGCACAGGCTCAACAGGCGCCTCCATTACTGTTACAGAGGAGGGCATTTATTCTGTTACAGTAACTAATAATTTCGGTTGTTCAGAAACCGATGAAGTGGAAGTTACCATTGATCCTTCACCTGTTGTTGATCTTGGTGCTGATATTGGTTTATGTAATGGTGATACTCTTATTTTAAATGCAACAAATCCTGCGAGTACTTATTTATGGAGCACAGGTGCTATCTCTTCAACAATAATGGTAAGTGATGCAGGAACATATTCTGTTCTTGTTACAAATATTGCAGGATGTACCGCAACTGATGACATTAATGTTAATTTAAATCCAACTCCTTTTGTTGATCTTGGAGATGATATTGCAGTTTGTGAAGGAGAAACAGTTTTATTAAATGCAACAACAATTGATTGCACTTATCTTTGGAGTACCGGAGAAAATTCTGCAACAATTTCCACAACGGAAGCAGGAATTTATTCAGTAGAAGTTACAAATATTTATGGATGTAGTTTTACTGACATTATAAATATAGATGTAGTTCCAATTCCTGTTGTAGACCTCGGTGAAGATGTTTCTTTTTGCGATGGCGGTTCGGTTGTTTTTGATGCAACAAACCCCGGCTGCACCTATTTATGGAGTACCGGTGAAACTTCATCAACAATCACGGTTACCGATGCGGGAATTTATTCTGTAATTGTAAATAATATTTTAGGATGCAATGAAACTGACGAAGTGGAAGTTGGAATTTATACTTCACCAGTTGTTGATCTTGGTCCGGATATTATTTCCTGTGATAATGTGGATGTAATTCTTGACGCAACCACGCCACTTTGCACCTATGCCTGGAGTACGGGTGAAGATACCGAAACAATAATTGTTGACGAAAGCGGTACCTATTCTGTAATAGTTACAAATTCATTTAGTTGCACCGACACAGATGAAATTTTTATTGAATTATTGGAAGCACCTGTGATAGAATTTATTTTACCAGAAATAATTTGTTCTGATGTGGAAGCCTTCGAATTAACAGCAACTCCTTCAGGGGGAACCTATAGTGGAGATGGAATTTCCGACAATATTTTTGATCCCCTTACTGCAGGTTTAGGTAATCATATTATTACTTACACATTCACAGATGTTAATGGTTGCACAAGTGTTTCATCTCAGGAAATTGAAGTTACAATTTGTCAGGCAATTGATAATATAATTAACAACGTAACGATCAATATTTTTCCAAATCCTGCAATATCTGATATTACCATTTCAATTTCAAATGCGGAAGAAGTAGAACGAATTGAAATTTTCGATTTGTTGGGAAATAAATTAATTTCAGAGCAAGTAAATGGAATTGCGGAGATGGAATTATTTTATGATATTTCGGATATTCCTTCAGGGACCTATTTGATTTACCTTAAGGGCAATTCAGAATTTTATTCGAGATCATTTATAATATCGAGATAG
- a CDS encoding DUF1905 domain-containing protein codes for MVHFKTIIKKFSSQGEKTGWTYIDIPSTIIDKIKPGAKTSFRVKGKLDEHTIKGIALLPMGGGDFIMALNADIRKKIGKKTGYELNVYLTEDKSAFVFNKDFIVCLKDEPRAFEYFNSLPGSHQRYFSKWIDSAKTADTQAKRIVMAVKALSQKMGYGEMIRAGKE; via the coding sequence ATGGTCCACTTTAAAACCATCATTAAAAAATTCAGTTCGCAAGGCGAAAAAACCGGTTGGACTTATATTGATATTCCATCCACAATAATTGATAAAATAAAACCCGGTGCAAAAACATCCTTTCGTGTAAAAGGAAAATTAGATGAACATACAATTAAAGGAATTGCACTGTTACCAATGGGAGGTGGCGATTTTATAATGGCATTAAATGCTGATATCAGAAAAAAGATCGGCAAAAAAACAGGGTATGAATTAAATGTTTATTTGACAGAGGATAAATCTGCATTTGTTTTTAACAAAGATTTTATTGTTTGTCTCAAAGACGAACCAAGGGCATTTGAATATTTTAATTCACTTCCGGGTTCGCACCAAAGATATTTTTCCAAATGGATAGACTCCGCTAAAACTGCTGATACACAAGCAAAACGGATTGTTATGGCCGTAAAAGCGCTATCTCAAAAAATGGGTTATGGGGAGATGATAAGGGCGGGGAAGGAGTAG
- a CDS encoding sulfotransferase domain-containing protein, translating into MTDQHKTEIYFHVGLGKTASTYLQNKVFTQYKDLVYIHPTSYRKYPKILEANKGKKIFISREMDRQLEREVKKFSEKYPDTKTIIVFRSNEQWIASQYRRFLKNGYPYTFKEFFDIENDLGYWKIQDATFYPKIEILRKYFAHKPLVLFYEDMRKDTFAFIDKIAEYMGVEYDKTSISLEPHHTSYEEKQLKVMLKVSRFIFTKDPKYTGSYFNTWIRRRSRMLMCYIILYSALLIPNFLISKKPLIDKEELEKIKRFYSDDWRKIEMYQ; encoded by the coding sequence ATGACGGATCAGCACAAAACAGAAATATATTTTCATGTAGGGTTGGGAAAAACCGCAAGTACTTATCTTCAAAATAAGGTATTTACCCAATATAAAGATCTGGTTTATATTCACCCTACTTCTTATAGAAAATACCCTAAAATACTAGAGGCAAATAAGGGCAAAAAAATTTTTATCTCCCGTGAAATGGACAGGCAATTGGAGCGGGAAGTAAAAAAGTTTTCAGAAAAATATCCCGATACCAAAACAATAATTGTATTTCGCAGCAACGAACAATGGATAGCCTCCCAATATCGGCGATTTTTAAAGAACGGATATCCCTACACCTTTAAAGAATTTTTTGATATAGAGAATGACCTCGGTTATTGGAAGATTCAGGATGCAACATTTTATCCTAAAATTGAGATACTCAGAAAATATTTTGCACATAAACCGCTCGTGTTATTTTATGAGGATATGCGTAAAGACACTTTTGCATTTATAGATAAAATTGCAGAATATATGGGTGTGGAGTACGATAAAACTTCCATTTCGCTGGAGCCACATCACACTTCTTATGAAGAAAAACAATTAAAGGTGATGCTTAAAGTAAGTCGCTTTATTTTCACCAAAGATCCCAAATACACAGGCTCCTATTTTAATACCTGGATAAGAAGAAGATCAAGAATGTTGATGTGTTATATTATTTTATATTCTGCGCTATTGATCCCAAATTTTTTAATCTCCAAAAAACCACTTATTGATAAGGAAGAATTGGAGAAAATAAAAAGGTTTTATTCTGACGACTGGCGGAAAATTGAAATGTACCAATGA
- a CDS encoding TonB-dependent receptor, which yields MKRIFTLLFSTLVVITAGFTQTGSVRGFVYDIDNGEPVPYVNVIVLKTDNIGAPTDENGFFSIATVPAGNQTLILTYIGYDTLLFPIKVEAGGITSVKLELKQSGITLDGVTISSKTTSKLEEVSISTTTITPTQIKRLPSVGGEPDLAQYLQILPGVIFTGDQGGQLYIRGGSPIQNKVLLDGMVIYNPFHSIGLFSVFETDIIRNVDVYTGGFSAEYGDRISAVIDINTRDGNKKETVGEVSASPFMARLLLEGPIKKPSADKSSLTYLITAKHSYLDKTSKIIYPYVNNQEGILGNNGIPYSFTDVYGKLSLNSETGNKINLFGFNFRDSVNYSDVTNFHWSSIGAGTNFVIVPTESNMLIEGVFAYSNYEMVQNEADEKPRNSLVGGFNGGMDFTYYRPHGDVQYGVEVIGFQTNYEFFNRLGIKYEQQQYTTELGTYVKYRRAFSKKFVIEPSIRIQYYASLSEFSPEPRIGMKYNITDRIRIKFAGGLYSQNLISTKSDRDVVNLFTGFLSGPDDDLYTFDGEDAKSKLQRSIHAIGGIEIDPSDFMELNIEPYIKYFTQLIEINRQKVTLRDPDFATETGRAYGVDFSMKYERKAWYFWTAYSIGYVKRDDGQQVYPPHYDRRHNLNFLGTYDLKKKWEFSARWNLGSGFPFTQTAGFYEMIDFLDGISTDYTTANGSLGIIYDDKLNGGRLPYYHRFDIGAKRNIYFPNKNKMEINASVTNIYNRENIFYFDRIRYERVNQLPILPSIAVSYGF from the coding sequence ATGAAACGAATATTTACACTCCTTTTTAGCACCTTAGTCGTTATAACGGCTGGTTTTACTCAAACGGGCTCGGTTCGAGGATTTGTTTATGATATTGATAATGGAGAACCCGTGCCGTATGTAAACGTAATTGTGTTAAAAACTGACAATATTGGTGCACCAACCGATGAAAACGGATTTTTCTCCATTGCCACGGTTCCTGCCGGAAATCAAACACTCATACTAACCTATATTGGGTACGATACTCTGTTATTTCCAATAAAAGTGGAAGCTGGCGGCATTACAAGTGTAAAATTAGAACTCAAACAATCGGGAATTACCTTAGATGGGGTAACCATTTCCTCCAAAACAACTTCAAAATTGGAAGAAGTTAGCATTTCAACAACCACTATAACACCAACCCAGATCAAACGATTACCTTCAGTAGGTGGAGAGCCTGATCTTGCCCAATATTTACAAATTTTACCCGGTGTGATTTTTACCGGTGATCAGGGTGGACAACTTTACATTCGGGGCGGTTCACCTATTCAGAATAAAGTTTTATTGGATGGCATGGTGATCTATAATCCCTTCCACTCCATTGGATTATTCAGTGTTTTCGAAACCGATATTATCAGAAATGTGGACGTTTATACCGGCGGATTCAGTGCCGAATATGGGGATAGAATTTCTGCAGTGATCGACATTAACACCCGCGATGGAAATAAAAAAGAAACAGTTGGGGAAGTGTCTGCTAGTCCGTTCATGGCGAGATTACTATTGGAAGGACCAATAAAAAAACCAAGTGCGGATAAATCAAGCCTTACCTATTTGATCACGGCAAAACATTCCTATTTGGATAAAACATCAAAAATTATTTATCCTTATGTAAATAATCAGGAAGGCATTTTAGGAAATAATGGTATACCATATTCTTTTACAGATGTTTATGGAAAGTTATCCCTCAATTCAGAAACCGGAAATAAAATAAATTTATTCGGATTTAATTTCCGCGACAGCGTTAATTATTCTGATGTTACAAATTTCCATTGGAGTTCAATTGGTGCAGGAACAAACTTTGTAATTGTACCCACCGAATCAAATATGCTTATTGAAGGTGTTTTTGCCTATTCCAATTACGAGATGGTGCAAAATGAAGCCGATGAAAAACCGCGCAACAGTCTTGTGGGTGGATTTAACGGAGGAATGGATTTTACTTATTATCGCCCTCATGGAGATGTACAATACGGTGTGGAGGTTATTGGATTTCAAACCAATTACGAATTTTTTAATCGTTTGGGAATAAAATACGAACAACAACAATATACCACCGAACTTGGAACTTACGTGAAATATCGACGCGCTTTCAGTAAAAAGTTTGTAATTGAACCAAGTATTCGTATTCAATATTATGCATCGTTGAGTGAATTTTCACCGGAACCTCGTATAGGTATGAAATACAATATCACCGACAGGATCCGAATTAAATTTGCGGGTGGTTTATACAGTCAGAATTTAATTTCTACCAAAAGTGATCGCGATGTGGTGAATTTATTTACTGGATTTTTATCAGGACCTGATGATGACCTTTATACTTTTGATGGAGAAGATGCAAAATCAAAATTGCAGCGTAGCATTCATGCAATTGGTGGTATTGAAATTGACCCCTCTGATTTTATGGAATTAAATATTGAACCTTATATTAAATATTTTACACAATTAATTGAAATTAATCGGCAAAAAGTTACCTTAAGGGACCCCGATTTTGCAACGGAAACAGGCAGAGCTTACGGTGTGGATTTTTCCATGAAATATGAGCGTAAAGCATGGTATTTCTGGACAGCCTATTCCATTGGTTATGTAAAACGCGACGATGGGCAACAGGTTTATCCTCCACATTACGATAGAAGACATAACCTGAACTTTTTAGGTACTTATGATCTCAAGAAAAAATGGGAATTCAGTGCACGTTGGAATTTAGGTTCCGGATTTCCTTTCACTCAAACTGCAGGATTTTACGAAATGATTGATTTCCTCGACGGTATCAGTACCGATTATACAACCGCAAATGGTTCACTTGGCATTATTTACGACGACAAATTGAATGGAGGAAGATTGCCCTATTACCACCGTTTTGATATAGGTGCAAAACGCAATATCTATTTTCCCAATAAAAATAAAATGGAGATAAACGCCAGTGTAACAAATATTTACAACAGAGAAAATATTTTCTATTTTGATCGTATTCGTTATGAACGCGTAAATCAACTACCTATATTACCATCAATTGCAGTGAGTTATGGATTTTAA